Proteins found in one Zea mays cultivar B73 chromosome 1, Zm-B73-REFERENCE-NAM-5.0, whole genome shotgun sequence genomic segment:
- the LOC100285246 gene encoding 40S ribosomal protein S18 yields MSLIAGEDFQHILRLLNTNVDGKQKIMFAMTSIKGVGRRFSNIVCKKADIDMNKRAGELTPEELERLMTVVANPRQFKVPDWFLNRKKDYKDGRFSQVVSNALDMKLRDDLERLKKIRNHRGLRHYWGLRVRGQHTKTTGRRGKTVGVSKKR; encoded by the exons ATG TCGCTGATCGCCGGCGAGGACTTCCAACATATTCTGCGTCTGCTGAACACCAACGTGGATGGGAAGCAGAAGATCATGTTCGCCATGACCTCCATAAAGGGTGTTGGGCGCCGCTTCTCCAACATCGTCTGCAAGAAGGCCGACATCGACATGAACAAGAG GGCCGGTGAGCTGACGCCTGAAGAGCTGGAGCGCCTGATGACGGTCGTGGCGAACCCTAGGCAGTTCAAGGTGCCGGACTGGTTCCTCAACAGGAAGAAGGATTACAAGGACGGAAGGTTCTCACAGGTCGTCTCCAACGCCCTCGACATGAAGCTCAGGGACGACCTCGAGAGGCTCAAGAAGATCAG GAACCACCGTGGTCTGCGTCACTACTGGGGCCTCCGTGTCCGTGGCCAGCACACCAAGACCACTGGCAGGCGCGGAAAAACTGTTGGTGTCTCCAAGAAGCGATAA